Proteins encoded together in one Anopheles darlingi chromosome 3, idAnoDarlMG_H_01, whole genome shotgun sequence window:
- the LOC125956313 gene encoding activator of 90 kDa heat shock protein ATPase homolog 1 — protein MAKWGEGDPRWIVEERPDATNVNNWHWTEKNATPWSKDKLQALLDGFVISGHGQECKITKIEKMEGEATANNRKGKLIFFYEWNIVLVWSGRFNDEEVTGKVTIPNLSEENDVDEVELTVSLDSSNAASEKLKQFMYNVGREKLRKQLDSYIRELKADFAKGLILPKKDEVNGSDGTATVKKDKETVFASGFNKKKIDLETVTDTASKNVGCKMDLKTLQTVEKFQCRANELYDALTREDMVTAFTRGYVKQELFKGGDFVYFGGNISGKYQELEPNKKIVQTWRYKQWPSGHYSTVTMELKEQDDHTELHLTQTMIPAAEYEMTRQNWQRYYWDSIRSAFGFGSFLY, from the exons ATGGCAAAATGGGGAGAAGGAGATCCACGCTGGATTGTGGAGGAACGGCCGGATGCCACAAACGTGAACAACTGGCACTGGACAGAGAAAAACGCCACACCGTGGTCGAAGGATAAACTACAGGCCCTGCTGGACGGGTTTGTGATATCCGGGCACGGCCAGGAGTGTAAGATAACGAAGATCGAGAAGATGGAGGGCGAAGCGACGGCCAACAACCGAAAGGGCAAGCTCATTTTCTTCTACGAATGGAACATCGTGCTGGTGTGGTCGGGCCGGTTTAACGACGAGGAGGTGACAGGCAAGGTGACCATCCCGAATCTGTCCGAGGagaacgacgtcgacgaggtGGAGCTGACGGTTTCGCTGGACAGCTCGAACGCCGCCTCGGAGAAACTAAAACAGTTTATGTACAACGTCGGCCGGGAAAAACTGCGGAAACAGCTGGACAGCTACATCCGAGAGCTGAAGGCCGACTTTGCCAAGGGCCTGATTCTGCCGAAGAAGGACGAAGTGAACGGATCCGACGGGACGGCGACGGTGAAAAAGGACAAGGAAACGGTCTTCGCCAGTGGTttcaacaaaaagaagattGATCTCGAGACGGTGACCGACACCGCGTCCAAGAATGTGGGCTGCAAGATGGACCTGAAAACACTGCAAACGGTCGAAAAGTTCCAGTGCAGAGCGAACGAGCTGTACGATGCGCTGACACGCGAGGACATGGTGACCGCGTTCACTAGGGGCTATGTAAAACAGGAACTCTTCAAGGGAGGAGA tTTTGTCTATTTTGGAGGCAACATCTCCGGGAAGTACCAGGAACTCGAACCTAACAAAAAGATTGTCCAAACGTGGCGATACAAACAGTGGCCGTCCGGCCATTATTCTACTGTTACGATGGAGCTGAAGGAGCAG GACGATCATACGGAGCTGCATCTGACACAAACCATGATACCGGCGGCAGAGTACGAGATGACCAGACAGAACTGGCAGCGTTACTACTGGGACAGTATTCGGTCAGCGTTTGGGTTCGGTAGTTTTCTCTACTGA